Proteins from a single region of Bos indicus x Bos taurus breed Angus x Brahman F1 hybrid chromosome 29, Bos_hybrid_MaternalHap_v2.0, whole genome shotgun sequence:
- the MRGPRX2 gene encoding mas-related G-protein coupled receptor member X2 has translation MASRNTSGGFLSLDPTITAWETEFTLMNHTDEDHPQTFSTVTMTLFVLTAIIALGGLAGNAVVLWLLGFHLRRNAFTVYILNLAAADFLCLCCQVIDSLEALIACCSASSIPSFFTSVMTFAYLAGLSLLSAISTERCVSVLCPVWYRCHRPTHLSAIVCTVLWALALLLSILEGKYCGFLLTDFSHLWCQVFDFIAAGWMMFLFGLLAGSSLALLLRILFKSQYIQLTRLYVTVGLTVLAFLLCGLPYGILWFLLIWIQDDLFAIPCHNCLVVFGLSCINSSINPIIYFFVGSFRQRQTKKRGQQTLKVVLQRALEDISEVGESEGSLPQATLELRNSLVS, from the coding sequence GAACACCAGCGGAGGGTTTCTGAGCTTGGATCCAACCATCACAGCCTGGGAGACAGAATTCACACTCATGAATCACACTGATGAGGACCATCCTCAAACTTTCAGCACGGTGACCATGACCCTGTTCGTCCTGACGGCCATCATTGCCCTGGGAGGACTGGCAGGAAACGCGGTTGTGCTCTGGCTCCTGGGCTTTCACTTGCGCAGGAATGCCTTCACCGTCTACATCCTCAACCTGGCGGCAGCCGACTTCCTGTGCCTCTGCTGCCAAGTTATAGATTCCCTGGAGGCCCTCATCGCCTGCTGCAGCGCCAGCTCCATCCCCAGCTTTTTCACCTCTGTGATGACCTTCGCCTACCTGGCGGGCCTGAGCTTGCTCAGCGCCATTAGCACCGAGCGCTGTGTGTCCGTCCTGTGCCCCGTCTGGTACCGCTGCCACCGCCCCACACACTTATCAGCCATCGTGTGCACCGTGCTCTGGGCCCTGGCCCTGCTGCTGAGTATCCTGGAGGGGAAGTACTGTGGCTTCCTCTTAACGGATTTTAGCCATCTTTGGTGTCAGGTGTTTGATTTCATCGCTGCCGGGTGGATGATGTTCTTATTTGGGCTCCTCGCTGGGTCCAGCCTGGCCCTGCTGCTCAGGATCCTGTTTAAGTCCCAGTACATACAGCTGACCAGGCTCTATGTGACCGTTGGGCTCACAGTGCTGGCCTTCCTGCTCTGTGGCCTGCCCTACGGCATCCTCTGGTTCCTCTTAATCTGGATTCAGGATGATTTGTTTGCCATCCCCTGTCACAACTGCCTGGTTGTCTTTGGTTTGTCCTGCATCAACAGCTCCATCAATCCCATCATTTACTTCTTCGTGGGCTCCTTCAGGCAAAGGCAGACAAAGAAGCGAGGGCAGCAGACCCTCAAGGTGGTGCTCCAGCGGGCCTTGGAGGACATATCAGAAGTGGGTGAAAGCGAAGGCTCCCTTCCTCAGGCAACCCTGGAGCTGAGAAACAGTCTGGTGTCCTGA